The genomic interval CAGTTCCTGTACTACCGCAAGGACCTGCTCGAGAAACACAAGGCGAAAGTGCCCAGAACGTGGGAGGAACTCGCCGCGACGGCGGCCCGCATCCAGAAAGCCGAAGGCGGCAGCCTGCAGGGCTTCAACTTCCAGGGTGCGCCCATCGAGGGCACCGTGTGTAACTTCCTGGAACTCACCTGGACCGGCGGGGGAAGCGTCAATGACGTGACCAGTCCCGCCGCGAGACAGGGCCTGGGGTTCCTCGTGAACGCCGTGAAGACGAAACTTGCCCCGGCCGCCAGCGCCGAAATGAAAACCGACGACTCCCGCCAGCAGTTCCAGGGCGGAAACGTCCTGTTCGGCCTGAACTGGAGCTACGCCTGGGCGCACTTTCAGGGCAACAGTCCCCAGCCCACCCGCGTGAAGGGCAACGTGGGAGTCGCCGCGCTGCCCGCCTTCGGGAAGAACGCCAGCGCCACCTGCACCGGCGGCTGGGAATGGGGCGTGAACGCCTTCAGCCGCAACAAGGCCGCCGCCGTGAGGCTCCTGCAGTTCATGGCCAGCAGCGACGTGCAGAAGGAAATGGCCGTGAAGGGCGCGTACCTCCCGGTGCGCAAGAGCCTGTACAACGACCGGGCCGTGCTCGCCGCCAACCCGCACTTCAAGGCCCTGTACCCGATCGTCACGAAGGCCCGCCCGCGCCCCGTGACGCCCGCCTACCCGCGCGTCAGCGAGATCATCCGCAACAACGTCTCGGCCGCGGTCGCCGGCAGCAAGAGCGTGGACGCCGCCCTGAACGACATGAAGCGTGACCTGGAGCCGCTGCTGAAGTGACCCGGGCTCCCACCCCCCTCCGCCGCCGGGCACGCCGCGAGCCCAGCGAGGGCCTGCTGGCGCTGCTGCTGCTGCTGCCGGCCGCGGCGCTGCTGCTCGGCGTCCTGCTGCTGCCCATGCTCACCACCTTCCGCGACAGCCTGTACCTGAACAAACTGACTGAACCGTGGCTGCAGGGGTTCGTGGGCCTGTCGCAGTACGGGCAGATGCTGCGCGACGCGCGTTTCGGCGCGGCGCTGCGCAACACCCTGGTGTTCGGCGTCCTGACCGTCAGCGGGTCGTTCCTGGTGGGCGTTCCCATGGCGCTCGCGGCGCACATGCCCAGCCGCGCCCGCGACCTGGCGCGCGTGGCCCTGCTGCTCCCCTGGGCGATGCCCCCGGTCATCACGGGGCTGATCTTCGCGTGGCTGTTCAACGCGCAGTACGGCGTCGTCAACGATCTGCTCGTCCGCGCCGGGGTGATTCAGGAGCCGCTGCGCTGGCTCAGCACGCCCGGCCTGAGCGTGCTCGCCATGGTCATCACCATCGTCTGGAAAACCAGTTCCTTCGTGGCGCTGATCGTCCTGGGCGGCCTGCAGGGCATCCCCCGCGACCTGACCGAAGCGGCCGAGGTGGACGGCGCCACCCGCACCCAGTCGTTCTTCCGGGTGATCCTGCCGCTGCTGGCCCCCAGCCTGGCCGTCGCGTTCATCTTCCGCACCATCAGCGCCGTGCAGGTGTTCGACATTCCGTACACGTTCATTCAGCAGGCGCCCGCGCAGGGCCTGCTTGAAACGCTGGGCGTCTACATCTACCGCACCGGCATCGAGTTCCTGGACTTCGGGTACGCCGCGGCCCTCAGCGTGGCCCTGTTCGCCCTGAGTCTCGCCGTGACCGCCGTGTACGTGCGGTTCGTGCGCGACGGAGGTCAGGCGTGAGCGGCGACGTCGCCCCGCAGCGCCTCACGCCAGGGCAGCGCGCCGGCCGGTTCGCCGCGCTCGGCGCCCTGATCGTGGGCGGCTTCTTCCCGTTCGTGTGGATGATCCTCACCAGCCTGAAGTCCGAGGGGGAACTGCAGCAGTTCCCGGTGCAGTACCTGCCGTCCCGGCTGGACTTCAGCAACTACGCCCGGGTGTTCAGCGAGCAGCCGTTCGCGCAGTTCTTCCTGAATTCCCTGACGGTCAGCCTGCTCAGCACCGCGCTGTGTATCGCGGCCGCCGTGCCCGCCGCGTACGCGCTCGCCCGCCTGAACATCCGCCGGCGCGGGGTGCTGATGACCACCATCGTGACGTTCAGCATGCTGCCCGTCGTGAGTCTGCTCGTGCCTCTTTTTCGCCTCATGCGCGGCGCGAACCTGCTGAACACAGCCCCTGCGCTGATTCTGCCGTATGCGGCGCTGAGCCTGCCTATCGCCATCCTCACGCTCGTTGCGTTCTTCAGCGCCATTCCCCGTGACCTGGAAGCCGCCGCAATGGTCGACGGCACCACCCGCGTCGGCGCGCTCACCCGCGTGGTGCTGCCGCTGTCCACGCCGGGCGTGGTGACAGCCGCCCTGCTGGTGTTCGTGAACTCCTGGAATGAATTTCTGCTGGCCCTGAGCTTCAACACCAAACTCTCCATGCGCACGGTGTCGGTCGGCGTGACCCTCTACCAGGGTGAATTCGCGTTTCCCTGGCCCCTGATTGCTGCAGCTGTCGTGGTTGCCACCGTGCCCCTCGTGCTGCTCATCGCGGTGTTCCAGCGCCGCTTCGTGGCTGGACTGACGGCCGGAGGGGTGAAGGCGTGAGCGCTCTGCCCCAGGCGTCTGCCGTTCTCACCATACCAGGGGCGTGGGCGACCGTTGCGGCCGATCTCCCCGCCAACGGGGGCAACCTCACGTACGCACGCCCACTGAGCGCCGTGCTCTGGCCGCCCTTTAACGAGTCTGAAGATCACCTCATCCTTGCAGACCGTTGTAACGCGGACAACGTCCGGGCGTGCCAGCAGAGCACTGGGCACGACCGGCGGGCGGCCGGGAGGGTTCTGAACCATAGCCGCCGTCCGGGCCTCGTGCCGTCCAGTGGTGACGAACCGCCAGAGGCCGGCGGGCTCGTTGCCCAGCGGCTCCTGAGGACGTGGCAGGCCGCACAGAACGGGCCGCACTCCACGCGCCACGTTCAGTTTCTTTGCGCGACGGAACCCGGCGGCCACGGCCCCACCGTCTGCGTCTGGCAGACCCTGCCAGGAGGCAAGTCATGACCCAACCATCCCAGTCCGAATTTCTGTGGTTCCTTCAGCTGTCGCGTGACGGTGAATTCATCGGCACGCGGGAGAAACCACCCCGCAAGCCCACCCTGGCGTACCTGCAGTCGCTGATCAGCACGGCGGGCGAGGCGGGCTTCGAGGCGCTGCTCACGGCCACCAACTACCACAGTGAACACGAGAACTACACCGCGGCCGTGGCGGCGCTGGCCCGCAGCGCGCCCACCGATCCGGGGGTGCTGATCGCGGTGCGACCGGGCATGTTCCACCCGGCGATGTACGCGAAGATGCTGGCCACGCTGCAGAACCTGTTCCCGGGCCGGGTGCGGGTGAACATCGTTACCGGCAGCAGCCCCGCCGAGAACGCCATGTACGGAGACTTCGAGGATCATGCGCGGCGCTACGAGCGCACGCGGGAGTTCATGAGTGTGCTGCGCCAGCTGTGGACCGCCCCGCCGCCACAGTCGTTCCGCAGTGACGTGTACGCCTTCGAGAACGCGGTGCTGGACCCGGCGCCGGTGCAGCCCATCCCGCTGTACTTTGGCGGCGCGTCCCCGGTGGCGCAGGAGATCGCCGCGGACCTCGCGGACGTGTACCTGATGTGGGGGGAGCGGGAGGACATGCTGGCCGAACGCCTGAAGCAGATGCGCGCCCTGGAGACGAAAACGGGCCGGCCCCTGCGCTACGGGCTGCGCACCCACGTGATCGTCCGCGAGACCGAACCAGAGGCGCGCGCCGCGGCCGAGCGGCTGATCAGCCGCGTGGACCCGGAGGTCCGGGCCGCGTTCGTGGCCAGTCACGCGCATGTGGACGGCGTGGGGCAGCAACGACAGATTGACCTGCTCAGGGCCGTGGATGAGGACCTGATGGTGGAACCGAACCTGTGGGCCGGCGTGGGCATGGCCCGCAGCGGGGTGGGCGTGGCGCTGGTGGGTGACCCGCAGCAGGTGGCGGCCAAGATCCGCCGGTACGAGGCGATGGGATTCAGCTCGTTTATTTTCAGCGGGTACCCTCACCTGGAGGAGGCGCGCCGGTTCGGGGAACTCGTCATGCCGCTCCTGAAGGGCACGCAGGCAGAGGAACGCACGATTCATACGGACAGGGTCGCGCCGGTCGCCTGAGACCGCCAGGAGAGGAGCGGCTGGTGGCCCAGCCGCTCCTCTCGCTTATTCTGTTGCGCTGTGGTGCAGGATGACCTGCTCGAGCCGCTCCGCCACGTTCACGAGGTGATCGCCGAGCCGTTCGAGGTTGCGGGCCATGCGGCCGGCTGTGAGGGCCACGTCCGTGTCCTCGGGCCGTTCAAGCAGGCGGGTGAGGCTGGCGCGCTGCATCTGCTCGTACAGGGCGTCCACCTGCTCGTAATCAAGGCGCATGACGTCACGCGCGGCCTGAACGTCACGCTCCGTGAAAGCGTACGAGAGGCGTTCAATCATGGTGGAAAGCAGCCGCGCGAGCGGCAGGGCGTCCTGCAGGGTGGCGCTGCGGGCGCGGGGCGCGAAGGTCTCCAGGTCGCGGGCCACGTTGAAGGCGTAGTCGCCCACCCGTTCCAGGTTGGTCAGGGAACGGTAGACCATCAGGTGAAAGGCAAGTTCCGCGTCGGTCAGGCGCGTGGCAAACGCCTGAAGGCACAGGTCGTCCAGTTCCCGTTCCAGCGCGTCCGTTTCCCGTTCGAGCGCCTCGGCGCGGGCGGTCAGGCCAGCAAATTCGGCGCGGGCATGGGCGTCGCGCACGGCGTCAAGTTGTTCAAGCGTGATGCTGAGCATCCGCAGGAACCGCGCCTTGACCCGGGCAACGCCGGCCTGACCGGCGCTGAGGGACGCGGCGGCGCCGGTCTGGGCTGGGGTGACGCCGTCGGTCATGCGTTCAGTATCGTGCCGCCTTGTGATGCCCGGGTCAAGGCGCGCCGGGCCCGGCCTTCATGCGGGGCAGGTCACTGGTGGGCGCGGACAGGGCCCAGCGCGGCGTACCCGGCGGCATGCAGGGCGCGGCGCAGGTCGGTTTCAGTCAGGTGGGTGTACAGCGCCTGAACCTGCAGTGTCGCGTCTCCCAGGCGGGCCACGGGCCACACGTGGACGGTCCAGCCAGGCAGGAGGGGCGTGGTGGGCTGCCCGGTGGGCGTGGTGATTTCCAGGGTGTACACCGGAAGGAAGCCGTGTGGCGCGGGGACGGGCAGGGCGGTGGTGGGGCGGATGCTGGCGGTCATGGTCATCACCTCTGCCCTCAGGGTGCGCTCCCCCGGGGTGCCGGGGCCATCGGTGGGGACCGGGCCGGACGGTGCGTTCCATCGGTGAAACCGATCGCTGGGGTGCAGGCCGGGGTCTACACTGGTGTATGTCGTCCGAACGTTTCCCTGCCGCGCCGTCCCTGGCGCAGTTGCGTGCTCTGCTGGCCGTCGCGGACGCCGGCGGGTTCAGTGAAGCCGCGGCGGACCTCGGCGTGTCTCAGTCCACGCTGAGTGAAGCCATCAGTAAACTCGAGGCCCTGACCGGCCGGCCGCTGCTGCGCCGCGGCCGCGGCGGCGCGCTGCCCACCCCCGCCGGTGAACGGCTGCTGCCGCATGCGCGCGCCGCGGTGCAGGCGGCCGGGGACGCGCTGCTGGCCGCGCAGGACGACCACGCGCTGCGGGGGGTGCTGCGGGTGGCGTCCTTCCGCTCGACCGCCACGCACCTGCTTCCGCCGGCCCTGGCGGCCTTCCGGGCGCGCCATCCGGACGTGACCGTCCGCCTGCTGGACGGCGAGGTGGGTGGGGAGAGCATGGTCCGGCGGGGCGTGGCGGACGCCGCAGTCGTGATTGAGGACGTGATGCCGGACCTGCGCCTGACGCCGCTGGTGCTGGATGAGTACCTGTTCGTGGCGCCCGCGCGCCGCGGCACACACCCGGTGACGCTGCACGACTTCACGGCCGGGCCGCTGCTGCTGGCGCCGGGTCCGAACAGTTGCAACGTGCGCGTCATGGCGGCGTTGCGGCGCTACGACGTCCAGCCGGACCGGGTCACGGAAATCACGGAGGACAGCGTGATCCTGAGCATGGTGGCGCACGGGCTGGGGGTCAGCGTGATGCCGCGCCTGGCGCTGGCGCCCCTGCCCGACGGGCTCGTGGCGCTGCCGCTGCCTGACCCGCTGCCGCGCCCGCTGGCCCTGGCGACCCTGCCGCACCGCGCGAACCTGCCGCTGCTGCGCGCCTTCCTGGACGTGCTGCTTGAGGTGTTGCGCCGCCCGGCCGCCGCAGCGCTGCCAGGCCCGGTGGGCGTGGCCGCGCCGGGCGCGCCGACTCTGCTACATTGAACGCATGATGTCCGTGTGTTGCCTCCCCTAGCGGTCGCGCAGCCCACGGCCTGTGACCGCGCCCTCCTCTGTGTGGCGCGGTCTTTTTGTGTTTCAGCGTGTTCAAGGAGACTTCATGACCCAGCGCCAACCGGACCCGAATATCGTGCTGTACGACACCCTGCAACGCCAGAAGGTTCCTTTCGTGCCGGCCACCCCCGGGCGGGTCGGCATGTACCTGTGCGGACCCACCGTGTACAGCGACGCGCACCTGGGCCACGCGAAGAAGGAAGTGGCGTTCGACGTGATCCGCCGGGCGTTCACGCACCTCGGGTACCAGGTGCGG from Deinococcus taeanensis carries:
- a CDS encoding ABC transporter substrate-binding protein, which translates into the protein MRTHLSLTATLALAVLGSAAHAATTLTVFMGSQQRPEIFQPLFDRFEKQNPNVRIKIETGGATSEAQNQYLTTVLAARDTTLDIFLIDVVRTATFAAAGWAEPLDAYLPSKDTYLKAFLAGPIGAASVNGKLYAMPAFTDSQFLYYRKDLLEKHKAKVPRTWEELAATAARIQKAEGGSLQGFNFQGAPIEGTVCNFLELTWTGGGSVNDVTSPAARQGLGFLVNAVKTKLAPAASAEMKTDDSRQQFQGGNVLFGLNWSYAWAHFQGNSPQPTRVKGNVGVAALPAFGKNASATCTGGWEWGVNAFSRNKAAAVRLLQFMASSDVQKEMAVKGAYLPVRKSLYNDRAVLAANPHFKALYPIVTKARPRPVTPAYPRVSEIIRNNVSAAVAGSKSVDAALNDMKRDLEPLLK
- a CDS encoding carbohydrate ABC transporter permease encodes the protein MTRAPTPLRRRARREPSEGLLALLLLLPAAALLLGVLLLPMLTTFRDSLYLNKLTEPWLQGFVGLSQYGQMLRDARFGAALRNTLVFGVLTVSGSFLVGVPMALAAHMPSRARDLARVALLLPWAMPPVITGLIFAWLFNAQYGVVNDLLVRAGVIQEPLRWLSTPGLSVLAMVITIVWKTSSFVALIVLGGLQGIPRDLTEAAEVDGATRTQSFFRVILPLLAPSLAVAFIFRTISAVQVFDIPYTFIQQAPAQGLLETLGVYIYRTGIEFLDFGYAAALSVALFALSLAVTAVYVRFVRDGGQA
- a CDS encoding carbohydrate ABC transporter permease, with translation MSGDVAPQRLTPGQRAGRFAALGALIVGGFFPFVWMILTSLKSEGELQQFPVQYLPSRLDFSNYARVFSEQPFAQFFLNSLTVSLLSTALCIAAAVPAAYALARLNIRRRGVLMTTIVTFSMLPVVSLLVPLFRLMRGANLLNTAPALILPYAALSLPIAILTLVAFFSAIPRDLEAAAMVDGTTRVGALTRVVLPLSTPGVVTAALLVFVNSWNEFLLALSFNTKLSMRTVSVGVTLYQGEFAFPWPLIAAAVVVATVPLVLLIAVFQRRFVAGLTAGGVKA
- a CDS encoding LLM class flavin-dependent oxidoreductase encodes the protein MTQPSQSEFLWFLQLSRDGEFIGTREKPPRKPTLAYLQSLISTAGEAGFEALLTATNYHSEHENYTAAVAALARSAPTDPGVLIAVRPGMFHPAMYAKMLATLQNLFPGRVRVNIVTGSSPAENAMYGDFEDHARRYERTREFMSVLRQLWTAPPPQSFRSDVYAFENAVLDPAPVQPIPLYFGGASPVAQEIAADLADVYLMWGEREDMLAERLKQMRALETKTGRPLRYGLRTHVIVRETEPEARAAAERLISRVDPEVRAAFVASHAHVDGVGQQRQIDLLRAVDEDLMVEPNLWAGVGMARSGVGVALVGDPQQVAAKIRRYEAMGFSSFIFSGYPHLEEARRFGELVMPLLKGTQAEERTIHTDRVAPVA
- a CDS encoding phosphate signaling complex PhoU family protein, producing the protein MLSITLEQLDAVRDAHARAEFAGLTARAEALERETDALERELDDLCLQAFATRLTDAELAFHLMVYRSLTNLERVGDYAFNVARDLETFAPRARSATLQDALPLARLLSTMIERLSYAFTERDVQAARDVMRLDYEQVDALYEQMQRASLTRLLERPEDTDVALTAGRMARNLERLGDHLVNVAERLEQVILHHSATE
- a CDS encoding LysR family transcriptional regulator, with amino-acid sequence MSSERFPAAPSLAQLRALLAVADAGGFSEAAADLGVSQSTLSEAISKLEALTGRPLLRRGRGGALPTPAGERLLPHARAAVQAAGDALLAAQDDHALRGVLRVASFRSTATHLLPPALAAFRARHPDVTVRLLDGEVGGESMVRRGVADAAVVIEDVMPDLRLTPLVLDEYLFVAPARRGTHPVTLHDFTAGPLLLAPGPNSCNVRVMAALRRYDVQPDRVTEITEDSVILSMVAHGLGVSVMPRLALAPLPDGLVALPLPDPLPRPLALATLPHRANLPLLRAFLDVLLEVLRRPAAAALPGPVGVAAPGAPTLLH